Below is a genomic region from Penaeus vannamei isolate JL-2024 chromosome 18, ASM4276789v1, whole genome shotgun sequence.
TATTGTAGGGAACTAAATTAAATCGAGATATATTGAAATATCTTGAGAAAGTAATGAATTAAGGTGAAAAATCTATAGGATCTAATGAATCACAATTTAAAAAGCACAGTGATAATATAACTAACAGATAATATGAAAACAAGCTTAtatgaagacaataaaaaaaacatgcaataaagaaaaaaaatcaaacacggGTTAAATGGCAATAAAATCCAATCAAAGCAAGAAACATTACATCAAAACGATAAAATCAgattagtaaaaataaaaacaatggccTTGGTTGGTGTACAggttgaagggaaggggtggatgggtggagtatggggggatgggggggagggctcTAGCGTCGAAGGAAAGACAATTCAGGACGGGGTTCAGCAGCTGCGTAGATTCCTGTTGGAGCCGCTGTTGGTTACGAAGGAAGAGCGTCCTGTGGGGAAcgcagggcggggtgggggagaggagggggagaaaaggcgtTAAAGAATGATAACAGAAGCTGGTTTCGGGCGGGAGTTTATCAGTCAAGAAGCCAATTACCTCATCTTTTACTGCTGgctcttccctcccgcctccccgccccgctcctcgctcgctctatctcGTCCGCGGCCATAAAAAGGTGGCGTGAAAACCCATCGCTCTCCCGCGTCTCTCCTTCGCTCATTAGGCACTATCTCCGGCCTCTTGGGGATTCTCGTCTCACTCGTGCAGTCCTTcaagcctttctctctctatatatatctcttcttcttcttcttcttcaactccttctccccctctccctatctctctctctctctcttcttcttctcctctttctctctctctctctctcttcttctctctctctcacccgctctctctctctctcttcttctccttctctctctctctctcttttcttcttctctctctctctctctctctctctctctctctctctctctctctctctctctctctctctctctctctctctctctctctctctctctctctcctctctctctctctctctctctctctctctctctctctctctctttctctctctcactccttttctgtctctcactccttctctctctctcactccttttctctctctcactccttttctctctctctctctctctctctctctctctctctctctctctctctctctctctctccctcttcttcttcttcttcttcttcttcttcttcttcttcttcttcttcttctctctctctctctctctctctctctctctctctccctctctctccctctctctccctcttctttttcttcttctttttcttcttcttcttcttcttcttcttcttcttcttcttcttcttcttcttcttcttctctctctctctctctctctctctctctctctctctctcctctctttctctctctctctctccctctcacccgctcgctcgctgtgtgtgtgtgtgtgtgtgtgcgcgcgcgtgcatttcgctctcctttctttcatacaCACGCGTAATCCCTCCTTCAACCTCGTCCCCTCTTCACAGTCACCAAGCAAGGGCGTTCCGAGAAAATGCATTTGAGAGCACCACCTGATGCCTATGCCTGGATATTATGGAGTGCATAGAAATGTGTTCCATAGAAATAGATGCAATGTTCACGTTTAGAGTTGAAATTCACCTTCGTTCTCTCAGAGACCATTGGCTTTTCATGGTTATCTGTGAGGAGTAAACCGGCACTTACCAATACGCTACTGCTATATATTATATGCCAGAAAAGCTTATCTTTTAGCATTTAAGGTTTGTTACCATTCCAAGGTCCTAAGAGCTGTACCCATAAGATTATGACAATATCTGAAATATCAGTAATGTCAGCTTTTATATTCTAAAGGAAGGACTTGTTGGATAGTGCAATTCTGTATAGTAAATACAAACTTATCAAGCACACAGGTCACCGTAAGTGATCAGTGACAACTTGAGTTAAAGATATGCAGTTATTAATTaagctcctccttctctcctagcCCTCTGGATTAGGAGGGAAGTGCttcaactgtatatatgtatatatgtatggatgtatgtatgcatgtatgtatatatgcatgtacacacacacacacacacacacacactctctctctctctctctctctctctctctctcacacacacacacacacacacacacacacacactcacactcacactcacactcacactcacactcacacacacacacacacacacccacccacacacacactcacacacacacacacacacacacacacacacacacacgcacacacacatacacacacacacacactcactcacacacacacacacacacgtttacatgcCAAGCATCGGCCACTAACCCTCAGAGCACATGCACGGGAAGCACAACCAGATAAAAGCTTGTCAAGGGAAGTGTTTCCTAATCTGCAAGGGCGTCAGTCTGGTGTACATTTCGACTCTAGACAAATGACAGTCAGTTCTTCGAGATGACTATATGAGACGTCCAAAGTGTTTACCGGTTGATGACATGGTAGGGTTCGTGAAACAGAATAACAGAGGTTAGAGGTCATCAGTGTGATTAATTATTGTTCTTGTATAGTCTCGTTCAAGCGTTGGTTGGCCCTTTAACAGAGGACAGTGTGTCACTGATACATGGTTAAGATTGATAGGATTAATCATACATCTGTGGTCTCCGGAAGAtaatgagtgaatgtgtaaattaACTGCTGAGAAAACATCAACGGCAAAGAAATTCGACCTCAGGACACATGTCTATCACGCTTTTTTAAGAACACGAATTCCCTTTCGAATCCATATAACAAAACTGCAATAAAATTGATAGATAAGTTATGACGCAAACAACTGTTTGTATCACATTCCTCAGATATATAGAAACAGCACAAACGTTagtttttgttaatatttgtcATATCGTATCATCTTATCTCTCTAGTTGTCATTAACATactcgaacaaacacacacacacacacatatatgtatatagaatgtgtgtgtgtgtgtgtgtgtgtgtgtgtgtgtgtgtgtgtgtgtgtgtgtgtgtgtgtgtgtgtgtgtgtgtgtatatatatatatatatatatatatatatatatatatatatatatatatatatatatatatatatataagtcaattGCCGAGGTGGGTCCTCATATGGGAAGGAAGAGCAATTCGTGACGCTCACAATCGGCTAAGCGGAACAatgtttcctcctctccttctttgccttAATTTCAGCTACTCTGTCTTTTGTGCCGCTGGTGTCTCTAAAGAGCTCTGTCACAGGCAGTTGCTTCCCAGGAGTTCACGTCAAAGTTGCACCTCTTGAGATTCACCTTCAGAGTGTCTTTGTACCTCTTGAAGGGTCTTCCCTGGTCGCGGCACCCTTCTTTCAGCTGTCCATACAGCAGCATCTTCTGGATTCTACCATCCTCCTTTCAGATGACGTGTCCTGTCCATCTCAGTTGGCACGTAGTGATCAAGCACTCAATGCTAGGGAGGTCACACTTCTCCAGGACCTGAAGGTTGGACACTCTGTCCTGACACTTGATGCCGCAGATCTTCCGCAGACATCGTTGGTGAAACTGCTCTAGTTGCTTGATGTGCCGGCGATAGGTGGTCCATGTCTCGCAGCAACACAGAAGTGTGCTCAAGACCATAGCTCTGTACACGACAATCTTAGTGGAGAGGTGGATGCCACGGTCTTGAGAAAACCTCTTTGTCAGCTGGCCTAAAGCTACACTCGCCTTTCCAATGCGCAGCATCACCTCAACGTCCAGGGATCCACTGCTCATGATGGTGCTACCCAGGTAGCAGAAATTATCCACAGTCTTGATCTCTGTATTATGGATGATAATGGGAGTAGGTGGTGGTGCATTGGCAGCCTGTGATGGTGAGGGCTAGAACATGGCTTCAGTTTTTCCTAGGCTGATCGTCAGTCCGAATCATCTACAGGCACTACAAAGCAATCTGTTATGTACTACATGTCTTCATGGGAGTGTGCAACCAGTGCAGTCATCAGTAAATAGGAAATCCTGTAGGATGGCCTCGGACACTCTAGTCTTAGCTTTGAGTCTTTGCAGGTTGAAGAATTTCCCATCAATACGAAATGGGATGTATACTCCTCTGTTGCATTCGCGTAAGTCAGCTAGAAGCATTGCTGCAAACAAGAAGGAGAACAAAGTCGGGGCAAGAACGCAGCCCTGCTTCACTCCATTTTTCTCTTGGAATGGATCCGAGGAGTCACCATTTTCTTGGACTCTGACTTGCATACTGTCGTGAAAGGAGGCGATCAGTGCTGTCAGCTTGTCTGGACATCCAAACTTTTGCAGAATCTTCCACAGACCGTTCCGGTTCACGGTATCGAAGGCCTTGGTGAGGTCTACAAACACCAAGTGGAGCTCTTGATTCTGCTCGCGGCATTTTTCCTGTAACTGACGGACAGCAAAAATCATGTCGCTGGTGCCCCTGCCTGCACGAAATCCGCATTAGGATTCAGGGATAATGAAATCAGTAATATGTGTCATGAGTCTATTTAGGATGACCCTGGCAAGAATCTTCCCGGCGATGCAAAGAAGTGATCCCGCGGTGATTATCACAGGATgtcttgtctcccttccttttGTAGACAGGTGTGGTTTCCTGCCAGGTGCGTTGCGAGGTAGGCTTTCTTTAGGGATCCtgttatcaccccctccccctgtggggagagcagtgagaggatACGAACCCTGTCTACAGTGAACGACCATCACCCCACAACCACCTGTGTGTAAAGTCGTGATTAGGAACTTCCAGCAGCATCCTCTGCCTGTTCCCGTCGCCATTTCTTCATCGCCACAGGACTTTGGTATACGGATTGGCACTGGGTGGCGCTAACCTGGCAGCCTGTTTGCCTGACCAGCACATGAATTTTTAAAGTGTAGAAAGGGTGTGCAATCCCATCTCCACTCTCTCGCCTGACTGGCACTAATAGTCTAACAGGTGCAGAGAATGCCACGTGCAAGACGGCCCTAACAGGTTGTTTTGTTGTTCGGAGTATCCGTCTCCTCGGAAGATTTCCGGCCAAGGATATA
It encodes:
- the LOC138864787 gene encoding uncharacterized protein; amino-acid sequence: MIFAVRQLQEKCREQNQELHLVFVDLTKAFDTVNRNGLWKILQKFGCPDKLTALIASFHDSMQVRVQENGDSSDPFQEKNGVKQGCVLAPTLFSFLFAAMLLADLRECNRGVYIPFRIDGKFFNLQRLKAKTRAANAPPPTPIIIHNTEIKTVDNFCYLGSTIMSSGSLDVEVMLRIGKASVALGQLTKRFSQDRGIHLSTKIVVYRAMVLSTLLCCCETWTTYRRHIKQLEQFHQRCLRKICGIKCQDRVSNLQVLEKCDLPSIECLITTCQLRWTGHVI